From a single Ciona intestinalis unplaced genomic scaffold, KH HT000120.2, whole genome shotgun sequence genomic region:
- the LOC108950361 gene encoding serine/threonine-protein kinase SBK1-like, whose amino-acid sequence MFQSKAYEYKGYEHLHPITELSRGRYGTGVLLVQDVKRGTHLAAKRVSMRDRETFERQITCHMRVSSHPAIVRFMGVLPSSTTCYQYAMEYVMEGNLRHLVVKDIGLPDEATKCIMRQLHQVISYLHDTTHIIHGDLRPENILMSCTSRCNIKLCNFSKAHNIGSCVKMNSKPGSVNGSQHTSWRHHLRHFTSFLRKRRPSINLDRIDQEEDISVCLSPNNSPLKRRPSSIRRNTCTPTEFHEYTVGDMKRELNSEIFSQAFTAPELVNATRYIAFN is encoded by the exons ATGTTTCAATCCAAAGCATACGAGTACAAAGGTTACGAACACCTTCACCCAATAACGGAGCTTTCACGTGGAAGATACGGCACGGGGGTATTGCTGGTACAAGATGTGAAACGGGGCACACACCTGGCGGCCAAGAGAGTTTCCATGCGAGACCGTGAGACTTTTGAGCGACAGATTACATGCCATATGCGTGTATCTTCCCATCCTGCCATAGTTAGGTTTATGGGGGTGTTGCCATCATCTACCACGTGCTACCAGTATGCCATGGAATACGTCATGGAGGGTAACTTGCGACATCTTGTGGTGAAGGATATAGGACTTCCAGATGAAGCTACGAAGTGTATCATGCGGCAA CTTCACCAAGTCATAAGCTACCTCCACGACACGACCCACATCATACACGGTGACTTGCGACCCGAGAATATACTCATGTCTTGCACAAGCCGATGCAACATTAAGCTATGTAACTTCAGCAAAGCCCACAATATCGGATCGTGCGTGAAAATGAACTCCAAACCAGGGAGCGTGAATGGCTCCCAACATACGTCATGGCGGCATCATTTACGTCACTTTACGTCATTCCTACGTAAGCGACGACCTTCAATAAATCTGGATCGAATCGACCAAGAG GAAGACATCAGCGTCTGTCTTTCACCCAACAACTCCCCCCTAAAAAGAAGGCCATCTTCAATACGTAGAAACACTTGCACACCGACTGAGTTTCATGAGTATACAGTGGGCGACATGAAAAGGGAACTAAACTCGGAAATCTTTTCACAAGCTTTCACTGCACCAGAGTTAGTAAACGCTACAAGGTACATCGCTTTCAATTGA